The following coding sequences are from one Triticum dicoccoides isolate Atlit2015 ecotype Zavitan chromosome 4A, WEW_v2.0, whole genome shotgun sequence window:
- the LOC119287826 gene encoding UDP-glycosyltransferase 91C1-like, whose protein sequence is MKMAAATAGAGAGGLEVVLFPWLAFGHMIPFLELSKRLAARGHAVAFVSTPRNLARLPPVPAHLSARIRFVALPLPAVEGLPEGAEATSDLPPNKVELLKKAMDGLAGPLVSFLAAAVAAGRRPDWIILDFCHHWVPPIADQHKVPCAAFLIFHAACIAFLGPRWANDAYPRTKPEDFTVPSKWIPFPSTTAFLHHEARRMLSDNFGENASGRSDTDRLWDVFERCRLTIHRSCRELEPRMFTLLSDLLRKPAIPAGILLPEAADDRDQDHGQSSSGGAGADSHQVLSWLNDQPPKSVLYVALGSEAPLTLENIHELALGLELAGVRFLWALRKPTGTNNEHELLPAGFEERTRARGVVCTGWVPQVKVLAHGATAAFLTHCGWGSTIESFALGLPLVMLPFLTDTPMIARAMAKRGIGVEVARDDSDGSFDRDGVAVNVRHVMVEDEGNVFATNAKKLKELVVDEARQEQYIHELEEHLRRYKYDRGSTSTS, encoded by the exons ATGAAAATGGCAGCGGCGACTGCCGGCGCCGGTGCGGGCGGGCTGGAGGTGGTGCTCTTCCCGTGGCTGGCGTTCGGCCACATGATCCCTTTTCTGGAGCTCTCCAAGCGCCTCGCCGCAAGGGGCCACGCTGTCGCCTTCGTGTCAACGCCGCGGAACCTCGCCAGGCTGCCGCCCGTGCCGGCGCACCTGTCTGCCCGCATCCGCTTCGTGGCGCTGCCGCTGCCGGCAGTGGAGGGCTTGCCGGAGGGCGCCGAGGCCACGTCTGACCTGCCACCCAACAAGgtcgagctgctcaagaaggccatGGACGGCCTCGCCGGCCCGCTCGTGTCGTTCCTcgcggccgccgtcgccgccggcagGAGGCCAGACTGGATCATCCTCGACTTCTGCCATCACTGGGTCCCGCCCATCGCCGACCAGCACAAG GTGCCATGCGCCGCGTTCCTGATCTTCCATGCCGCCTGTATTGCCTTTCTTGGGCCGCGGTGGGCGAACGATGCGTACCCGCGCACGAAGCCAGAGGACTTCACCGTGCCATCCAAGTGGATCCCCTTCCCGTCCACCACCGCCTTCCTCCACCACGAGGCCCGGCGGATGCTCTCGGACAACTTTGGTGAGAACGCGTCAGGCAGGTCGGACACTGACCGTTTGTGGGATGTATTCGAGCGTTGCCGCCTCACCATCCACCGGAGCTGCCGCGAGCTGGAGCCTCGCATGTTCACCCTCCTCTCAGATCTCTTGCGGAAGCCCGCCATCCCCGCCGGGATCCTGCTACCGGAGGCGGCTGACGACCGTGATCAAGACCACGGGCAGAGCAGCTCTGGTGGCGCTGGCGCCGACAGTCACCAGGTCCTGAGTTGGCTCAACGACCAACCACCCAAGTCTGTCCTCTACGTCGCGCTGGGAAGCGAGGCGCCACTGACTCTAGAGAACATCCATGAACTCGCCCTCGGGCTGGAGCTCGCCGGGGTGCGCTTCCTTTGGGCGCTACGCAAGCCGACCGGCACCAACAACGAGCACGAGCTGTTGCCGGCCGGCTTCGAGGAGCGGACGCGGGCGCGCGGTGTGGTCTGCACAGGGTGGGTGCCGCAGGTGAAGGTGCTCGCTCACGGCGCCACGGCGGCGTTCCTGACGCACTGCGGCTGGGGCTCCACCATCGAGAGCTTCGCATTGGGGCTTCCGCTGGTCATGCTCCCTTTCCTCACCGACACGCCTATGATTGCACGGGCGATGGCGAAAAGAGGGATCGGTGTGGAGGTGGCGAGGGACGATAGCGATGGCTCGTTCGACAGGGACGGTGTCGCAGTGAACGTGCGGCATGTCATGGTGGAGGATGAAGGAAACGTGTTCGCGACcaacgccaagaagctgaaggagctTGTCGTGGACGAAGCGCGCCAGGAGCAGTACATCCACGAGCTAGAGGAGCACCTGAGACGCTACAAATATGACAGGGGCAGTACATCGACGAGTTGA